A stretch of the Dioscorea cayenensis subsp. rotundata cultivar TDr96_F1 chromosome 4, TDr96_F1_v2_PseudoChromosome.rev07_lg8_w22 25.fasta, whole genome shotgun sequence genome encodes the following:
- the LOC120258893 gene encoding WEB family protein At3g02930, chloroplastic-like isoform X2 produces the protein MTFSLSLHNYQWRDWEFSSRPTEIIDCISPSSSFAAPRQAYLSQLPEILPPQTCSLSAFWLLIPFSAATMLSSKSKSGLSDASINKSSPATPRASKIGRPGTAKTEPDSASPLQNARPSTERSPRSAESKTPVEQRRSPKISTLQDKQPRAPTKGSELQTQLSLVQEELKKAKERVLFVEKEKIKVLEELKDVKRSAEEENEKLQEALAALKRAEENSEIEKFRADELEQASIEAAQKREEEWQKEVENVRDQHALDVSALLATTQELQRVKHELAMTTDAKNTALSHADDAMKIAEINAEKVELLSGEVSRLKTLLDSKLESKSLEVAELVKKLDSEIVALKEELEKAKAAEGKLVDMEALIEGLKIEVTDAKQAESDAAKNVDEWKKKAELLETQLDEARVSERSLLDSLASVRKELEESNDSLQDAESEISVLKGKLESLEIELATYKQSLDDSNQSLDSAQKEAIELRNTVEVLKSNFQKAEAEKMQALNDEKTATTNLQSLSEEKKILLDELEMAREDGEKVKKAMDDLTSALHEVSAEARDAQEKLLVKQAEVENANNQIEELQLTLRNTQEKYEVVLDEAKYEAICLKNSIEKLETEAKNSKAEWDEKESEFITAVKKSVEEITAIKVEMSNLADSLKGAENEAQAAKEDGGQLMNKLKQVESELTIVNKAVEEAEGKSLELKERLLDKENEVQSITQENDELRVREAAAQEKIKELSALLAEATAKKPDENDEVDTPQSEKEYEVLPKKSFETVKENAEDDTEPTENTKIEESVKEDAGMAKEENGNGNVQEEAAVAAAEDTELKTYESCKITDKDLQSERDQEAESVEDENDAAKTDNASVEQTNGLSSENADNGATSPAKHLQQKKKKALLQKFGNLLKKKNNHK, from the exons AtgactttttctctctctcttcataaCTATCAATGGAGAGATTGGGAATTTTCCAGCAGACCAACTGAAATAATTGACTGCATCTCTCCCTCTTCTTCCTTTGCAGCTCCCAGACAAGCCTACCTTTCCCAACTCCCAGAAATACTCCCTCCTCAGACTTGTTCATTGTCTGCATTTTGGCTGCTCATTCCCTTCTCTGCAGCTACAATGTTGTCTTCCAAGTCCAA ATCTGGTTTGTCTGATGCTTCAATTAACAAATCTTCTCCTGCAACACCAAGAGCTAGCAAAATAGGACGCCCAGGGACGGCCAAAACAGAGCCTGATTCAGCGTCTCCCTTGCAGAATGCTAGGCCTTCCACTGAACGCTCACCGAGATCAGCTGAATCGAAAACTCCGGTGGAGCAGCGCCGGTCACCGAAGATTAGTACACTACAAGAT AAGCAGCCTCGTGCTCCAACCAAAGGATCAGAACTGCAAACACAGCTCAGTTTGGTTCAGGAAGAGCTTAAGAAGGCAAAGGAGAGAGTTTTGTTTGTTGAGAAAGAGAAGATAAAGGTTCTTGAGGAGTTGAAGGATGTGAAAAGATCAGCTGAGGAGGAGAATGAGAAACTCCAAGAAGCTCTTGCTGCTCTGAAGAGGGCTGAGGAGAATTCAGAGATTGAGAAGTTCCGTGCTGATGAATTGGAGCAAGCCAGCATTGAAGCTGCTCAGAAAAGGGAAGAGGAATGGCAGAAAGAGGTTGAGAATGTCCGAGACCAGCATGCATTGGATGTATCTGCATTGCTTGCCACAACTCAGGAGCTCCAGAGGGTGAAGCATGAATTGGCAATGACCACTGATGCGAAAAACACAGCCTTGAGCCACGCCGATGATGCCATGAAGATCGCCGAAATCAATGCAGAGAAGGTAGAGCTTTTGTCCGGCGAGGTTAGCCGCCTGAAAACTTTGCTGGACTCCAAGCTTGAGAGTAAAAGCCTGGAGGTTGCAGAGTTGGTAAAGAAGTTGGATTCTGAGATTGTTGCTCTGAAGGAAGAGCTAGAGAAAGCCAAGGCAGCCGAGGGGAAGCTAGTTGATATGGAGGCATTGATTGAAGGGCTTAAGATTGAAGTGACAGATGCTAAGCAAGCTGAATCGGATGCCGCTAAGAATGTGGATGAATGGAAGAAGAAGGCTGAGTTGTTAGAAACTCAACTTGATGAAGCTAGAGTGTCAGAAAGATCTTTGCTGGATTCTTTAGCTTCTGTGAGGAAAGAACTTGAGGAGTCAAATGATTCCTTGCAGGATGCTGAATCTGAAATCTCTGTTCTTAAAGGAAAATTGGAGTCATTGGAGATTGAGTTGGCGACGTACAAACAGAGTCTTGATGATTCAAACCAGTCCCTTGATTCGGCACAGAAAGAAGCAATTGAATTGAGAAATACTGTCGAAGTTTTGAAGTCTAATTTTCAAAAGGCCGAGGCAGAGAAAATGCAAGCACTGAATGATGAAAAGACTGCCACTACAAACCTCCAAAGCCTttctgaagaaaagaaaattttgcttGATGAATTGGAGATGGCTCGAGAGGATGGTGAAAAAGTTAAGAAGGCCATGGATGATCTAACCTCAGCATTGCATGAAGTTTCTGCTGAAGCTAGAGATGCCCAAGAAAAACTCTTGGTAAAACAAGCTGAGGTTGAGAATGCAAACAATCAGATAGAGGAGCTGCAATTGACTCTGAGAAACACTCAAGAAAAGTACGAGGTTGTGCTTGACGAAGCAAAATATGAAGCTATTTGCCTCAAGAACTCTATCGAGAAACTGGAAACTGAAGCCAAAAATTCAAAGGCTGAGTGGGATGAAAAAGAATCTGAATTTATAACTGCTGTGAAAAAGTCTGTAGAAGAAATTACGGCAATTAAGGTTGAAATGAGCAATTTGGCTGACTCCCTCAAAGGAGCAGAAAATGAAGCTCAAGCTGCGAAAGAAGATGGAGGGCAGCTAATGAACAAGCTTAAGCAAGTTGAATCTGAGCTAACTATTGTGAACAAGGCTGTGGAAGAAGCTGAAGGCAAGAGTTTAGAGCTGAAGGAAAGATTGTTGGACAAAGAGAATGAAGTTCAGAGTATAACTCAAGAGAATGATGAACTCCGGGTTCGAGAAGCAGCTGCTCAAGAGAAAATAAAGGAGCTTTCTGCATTGCTTGCAGAGGCAACTGCAAAGAAACCTGATGAAAATGATGAGGTTGATACTCCACAGAGTGAAAAGGAGTATGAAGTGTTACCGAAGAAGAGCTTTGAAACTGTGAAGGAGAATGCAGAAGATGACACTGAAccaacagaaaatacaaaaattgagGAGTCTGTCAAAGAAGATGCTGGAATGGCAAAAGAGGAGAATGGCAATGGAAATGTTCAAGAAGAAGCAGCGGTAGCAGCTGCAGAAGACACAGAACTGAAGACATACGAAAGCTGCAAGATCACAGACAAGGATTTACAATCAGAAAGAGATCAAGAAGCCGAATCAGTTGAAGATGAAAACGATGCAGCAAAGACGGACAATGCTAGTGTAGAACAGACAAATGGATTATCATCAGAAAATGCAGACAATGGTGCAACATCACCAGCTAAACATCTgcagcaaaagaagaagaaagctttGCTGCAAAAGTTTGGTAATttactgaagaagaagaataaccACAAGTAG
- the LOC120258893 gene encoding WEB family protein At3g02930, chloroplastic-like isoform X3, which produces MTFSLSLHNYQWRDWEFSSRPTEIIDCISPSSSFAAPRQAYLSQLPEILPPQTCSLSAFWLLIPFSAATMLSSKSNRSGLSDASINKSSPATPRASKIGRPGTAKTEPDSASPLQNARPSTERSPRSAESKTPVEQRRSPKISTLQDQPRAPTKGSELQTQLSLVQEELKKAKERVLFVEKEKIKVLEELKDVKRSAEEENEKLQEALAALKRAEENSEIEKFRADELEQASIEAAQKREEEWQKEVENVRDQHALDVSALLATTQELQRVKHELAMTTDAKNTALSHADDAMKIAEINAEKVELLSGEVSRLKTLLDSKLESKSLEVAELVKKLDSEIVALKEELEKAKAAEGKLVDMEALIEGLKIEVTDAKQAESDAAKNVDEWKKKAELLETQLDEARVSERSLLDSLASVRKELEESNDSLQDAESEISVLKGKLESLEIELATYKQSLDDSNQSLDSAQKEAIELRNTVEVLKSNFQKAEAEKMQALNDEKTATTNLQSLSEEKKILLDELEMAREDGEKVKKAMDDLTSALHEVSAEARDAQEKLLVKQAEVENANNQIEELQLTLRNTQEKYEVVLDEAKYEAICLKNSIEKLETEAKNSKAEWDEKESEFITAVKKSVEEITAIKVEMSNLADSLKGAENEAQAAKEDGGQLMNKLKQVESELTIVNKAVEEAEGKSLELKERLLDKENEVQSITQENDELRVREAAAQEKIKELSALLAEATAKKPDENDEVDTPQSEKEYEVLPKKSFETVKENAEDDTEPTENTKIEESVKEDAGMAKEENGNGNVQEEAAVAAAEDTELKTYESCKITDKDLQSERDQEAESVEDENDAAKTDNASVEQTNGLSSENADNGATSPAKHLQQKKKKALLQKFGNLLKKKNNHK; this is translated from the exons AtgactttttctctctctcttcataaCTATCAATGGAGAGATTGGGAATTTTCCAGCAGACCAACTGAAATAATTGACTGCATCTCTCCCTCTTCTTCCTTTGCAGCTCCCAGACAAGCCTACCTTTCCCAACTCCCAGAAATACTCCCTCCTCAGACTTGTTCATTGTCTGCATTTTGGCTGCTCATTCCCTTCTCTGCAGCTACAATGTTGTCTTCCAAGTCCAA TAGATCTGGTTTGTCTGATGCTTCAATTAACAAATCTTCTCCTGCAACACCAAGAGCTAGCAAAATAGGACGCCCAGGGACGGCCAAAACAGAGCCTGATTCAGCGTCTCCCTTGCAGAATGCTAGGCCTTCCACTGAACGCTCACCGAGATCAGCTGAATCGAAAACTCCGGTGGAGCAGCGCCGGTCACCGAAGATTAGTACACTACAAGAT CAGCCTCGTGCTCCAACCAAAGGATCAGAACTGCAAACACAGCTCAGTTTGGTTCAGGAAGAGCTTAAGAAGGCAAAGGAGAGAGTTTTGTTTGTTGAGAAAGAGAAGATAAAGGTTCTTGAGGAGTTGAAGGATGTGAAAAGATCAGCTGAGGAGGAGAATGAGAAACTCCAAGAAGCTCTTGCTGCTCTGAAGAGGGCTGAGGAGAATTCAGAGATTGAGAAGTTCCGTGCTGATGAATTGGAGCAAGCCAGCATTGAAGCTGCTCAGAAAAGGGAAGAGGAATGGCAGAAAGAGGTTGAGAATGTCCGAGACCAGCATGCATTGGATGTATCTGCATTGCTTGCCACAACTCAGGAGCTCCAGAGGGTGAAGCATGAATTGGCAATGACCACTGATGCGAAAAACACAGCCTTGAGCCACGCCGATGATGCCATGAAGATCGCCGAAATCAATGCAGAGAAGGTAGAGCTTTTGTCCGGCGAGGTTAGCCGCCTGAAAACTTTGCTGGACTCCAAGCTTGAGAGTAAAAGCCTGGAGGTTGCAGAGTTGGTAAAGAAGTTGGATTCTGAGATTGTTGCTCTGAAGGAAGAGCTAGAGAAAGCCAAGGCAGCCGAGGGGAAGCTAGTTGATATGGAGGCATTGATTGAAGGGCTTAAGATTGAAGTGACAGATGCTAAGCAAGCTGAATCGGATGCCGCTAAGAATGTGGATGAATGGAAGAAGAAGGCTGAGTTGTTAGAAACTCAACTTGATGAAGCTAGAGTGTCAGAAAGATCTTTGCTGGATTCTTTAGCTTCTGTGAGGAAAGAACTTGAGGAGTCAAATGATTCCTTGCAGGATGCTGAATCTGAAATCTCTGTTCTTAAAGGAAAATTGGAGTCATTGGAGATTGAGTTGGCGACGTACAAACAGAGTCTTGATGATTCAAACCAGTCCCTTGATTCGGCACAGAAAGAAGCAATTGAATTGAGAAATACTGTCGAAGTTTTGAAGTCTAATTTTCAAAAGGCCGAGGCAGAGAAAATGCAAGCACTGAATGATGAAAAGACTGCCACTACAAACCTCCAAAGCCTttctgaagaaaagaaaattttgcttGATGAATTGGAGATGGCTCGAGAGGATGGTGAAAAAGTTAAGAAGGCCATGGATGATCTAACCTCAGCATTGCATGAAGTTTCTGCTGAAGCTAGAGATGCCCAAGAAAAACTCTTGGTAAAACAAGCTGAGGTTGAGAATGCAAACAATCAGATAGAGGAGCTGCAATTGACTCTGAGAAACACTCAAGAAAAGTACGAGGTTGTGCTTGACGAAGCAAAATATGAAGCTATTTGCCTCAAGAACTCTATCGAGAAACTGGAAACTGAAGCCAAAAATTCAAAGGCTGAGTGGGATGAAAAAGAATCTGAATTTATAACTGCTGTGAAAAAGTCTGTAGAAGAAATTACGGCAATTAAGGTTGAAATGAGCAATTTGGCTGACTCCCTCAAAGGAGCAGAAAATGAAGCTCAAGCTGCGAAAGAAGATGGAGGGCAGCTAATGAACAAGCTTAAGCAAGTTGAATCTGAGCTAACTATTGTGAACAAGGCTGTGGAAGAAGCTGAAGGCAAGAGTTTAGAGCTGAAGGAAAGATTGTTGGACAAAGAGAATGAAGTTCAGAGTATAACTCAAGAGAATGATGAACTCCGGGTTCGAGAAGCAGCTGCTCAAGAGAAAATAAAGGAGCTTTCTGCATTGCTTGCAGAGGCAACTGCAAAGAAACCTGATGAAAATGATGAGGTTGATACTCCACAGAGTGAAAAGGAGTATGAAGTGTTACCGAAGAAGAGCTTTGAAACTGTGAAGGAGAATGCAGAAGATGACACTGAAccaacagaaaatacaaaaattgagGAGTCTGTCAAAGAAGATGCTGGAATGGCAAAAGAGGAGAATGGCAATGGAAATGTTCAAGAAGAAGCAGCGGTAGCAGCTGCAGAAGACACAGAACTGAAGACATACGAAAGCTGCAAGATCACAGACAAGGATTTACAATCAGAAAGAGATCAAGAAGCCGAATCAGTTGAAGATGAAAACGATGCAGCAAAGACGGACAATGCTAGTGTAGAACAGACAAATGGATTATCATCAGAAAATGCAGACAATGGTGCAACATCACCAGCTAAACATCTgcagcaaaagaagaagaaagctttGCTGCAAAAGTTTGGTAATttactgaagaagaagaataaccACAAGTAG
- the LOC120257942 gene encoding 8-hydroxygeraniol oxidoreductase-like isoform X1, producing MCLSKTQNAKMEFFLVVFEIKELGVLYYWVFFWCYLCRVVESVGEGVEELKDGDTVIPALIAECKECLNCSSGRTNKCLKFPVSLSGLMPDQTSRMSVKGQMLYHMFTCSTFCEFMVVNVNFVVKVDPKLPLPHASLLSCGFSTGFGMPWKEAKIEKGSTVAVFGLGGVGTGAIAGAHCMGASKIIGVDLIQNKKQTAYAFGMTDFINPNELDGRSISDAIKDMTGGLGVNYSFDCTGVPSVFNEAIEATLEGTGVTVIVGTPKEPTVPFSPGALIHGVRTLKGSIFGGIKPQSDMPALIAKCVNKEFQLDRMVTHKIALDDINDAFQLIKQPDCLKVCIEINGKSAS from the exons ATGTGCTTGTCAAAGACTCAAAATGCCAAAATGgagttttttttggttgtttttgaaATAAAGGAACTTGGAGTTTTGTACTACtgggtttttttttggtgttatctGTGTAGAGTTGTGGAGAGTGTTGGTGAAGGAGTGGAGGAGCTGAAGGATGGAGATACTGTCATTCCGGCCCTTATAGCCGAGTGTAAGGAATGCTTGAATTGCAGTTCTGGGAGGACCAATAAATGCTTAAAGTTCCCTGTTTCTCTGAGTGGCCTTATGCCTGATCAAACATCTAGGATGTCTGTGAAAGGCCAAATGCTTTACCACATGTTCACTTGTTCTACGTTTTGTGAGTTTATGGTGGTGAATGTTAACTTTGTTGTCAAGGTTGATCCAAAATTACCTCTGCCACATGCCAGCCTTCTTTCTTGTGGTTTCTCAACTGGGTTTGGCATGCCATGGAAGGAGGCCAAGATTGAGAAGGGATCAACTGTTGCAGTGTTTGGTCTTGGAGGTGTTGGGACTGGG GCAATTGCAGGAGCTCATTGTATGGGAGCAAGCAAAATAATTGGGgtggatttgattcaaaataagaaACAGACTGCATATGCATTTGGGATGACAGACTTTATCAATCCAAATGAACTTGATGGAAGATCAATTTCGGATGCAATTAAGGATATGACAGGTGGGTTGGGTGTCAACTACAGCTTCGACTGCACTGGAGTTCCTTCAGTTTTTAATGAAGCCATTGAAGCAACCTTAGAG GGAACAGGAGTGACTGTCATTGTGGGCACTCCAAAGGAGCCAACAGTACCATTCAGTCCTGGTGCACTTATTCATGGCGTGAGAACATTGAAAGGTTCCATCTTTGGTGGGATCAAACCTCAATCCGACATGCCTGCCTTAATTGCCAAGTGTGTGAACAAG GAATTTCAACTTGATAGGATGGTGACCCACAAAATTGCTTTGGATGATATAAATGATGCATTTCAACTCATCAAACAACCAGATTGTCTCAAAGTGTGTATTGAAATTAATGGCAAGAGTGCAAGCTAG
- the LOC120257942 gene encoding 8-hydroxygeraniol oxidoreductase-like isoform X2, whose amino-acid sequence MLCASVCHTDVIRWHGFPFPLFPRILGHEGVGVVESVGEGVEELKDGDTVIPALIAECKECLNCSSGRTNKCLKFPVSLSGLMPDQTSRMSVKGQMLYHMFTCSTFCEFMVVNVNFVVKVDPKLPLPHASLLSCGFSTGFGMPWKEAKIEKGSTVAVFGLGGVGTGAIAGAHCMGASKIIGVDLIQNKKQTAYAFGMTDFINPNELDGRSISDAIKDMTGGLGVNYSFDCTGVPSVFNEAIEATLEGTGVTVIVGTPKEPTVPFSPGALIHGVRTLKGSIFGGIKPQSDMPALIAKCVNKEFQLDRMVTHKIALDDINDAFQLIKQPDCLKVCIEINGKSAS is encoded by the exons ATGCTGTGCGCCAGCGTTTGCCACACTGACGTAATACGATGGCATGGTTTTCCCTTT CCACTGTTCCCTCGAATTTTGGGCCATGAAGGAGTTGG AGTTGTGGAGAGTGTTGGTGAAGGAGTGGAGGAGCTGAAGGATGGAGATACTGTCATTCCGGCCCTTATAGCCGAGTGTAAGGAATGCTTGAATTGCAGTTCTGGGAGGACCAATAAATGCTTAAAGTTCCCTGTTTCTCTGAGTGGCCTTATGCCTGATCAAACATCTAGGATGTCTGTGAAAGGCCAAATGCTTTACCACATGTTCACTTGTTCTACGTTTTGTGAGTTTATGGTGGTGAATGTTAACTTTGTTGTCAAGGTTGATCCAAAATTACCTCTGCCACATGCCAGCCTTCTTTCTTGTGGTTTCTCAACTGGGTTTGGCATGCCATGGAAGGAGGCCAAGATTGAGAAGGGATCAACTGTTGCAGTGTTTGGTCTTGGAGGTGTTGGGACTGGG GCAATTGCAGGAGCTCATTGTATGGGAGCAAGCAAAATAATTGGGgtggatttgattcaaaataagaaACAGACTGCATATGCATTTGGGATGACAGACTTTATCAATCCAAATGAACTTGATGGAAGATCAATTTCGGATGCAATTAAGGATATGACAGGTGGGTTGGGTGTCAACTACAGCTTCGACTGCACTGGAGTTCCTTCAGTTTTTAATGAAGCCATTGAAGCAACCTTAGAG GGAACAGGAGTGACTGTCATTGTGGGCACTCCAAAGGAGCCAACAGTACCATTCAGTCCTGGTGCACTTATTCATGGCGTGAGAACATTGAAAGGTTCCATCTTTGGTGGGATCAAACCTCAATCCGACATGCCTGCCTTAATTGCCAAGTGTGTGAACAAG GAATTTCAACTTGATAGGATGGTGACCCACAAAATTGCTTTGGATGATATAAATGATGCATTTCAACTCATCAAACAACCAGATTGTCTCAAAGTGTGTATTGAAATTAATGGCAAGAGTGCAAGCTAG
- the LOC120258893 gene encoding WEB family protein At3g02930, chloroplastic-like isoform X1: MTFSLSLHNYQWRDWEFSSRPTEIIDCISPSSSFAAPRQAYLSQLPEILPPQTCSLSAFWLLIPFSAATMLSSKSNRSGLSDASINKSSPATPRASKIGRPGTAKTEPDSASPLQNARPSTERSPRSAESKTPVEQRRSPKISTLQDKQPRAPTKGSELQTQLSLVQEELKKAKERVLFVEKEKIKVLEELKDVKRSAEEENEKLQEALAALKRAEENSEIEKFRADELEQASIEAAQKREEEWQKEVENVRDQHALDVSALLATTQELQRVKHELAMTTDAKNTALSHADDAMKIAEINAEKVELLSGEVSRLKTLLDSKLESKSLEVAELVKKLDSEIVALKEELEKAKAAEGKLVDMEALIEGLKIEVTDAKQAESDAAKNVDEWKKKAELLETQLDEARVSERSLLDSLASVRKELEESNDSLQDAESEISVLKGKLESLEIELATYKQSLDDSNQSLDSAQKEAIELRNTVEVLKSNFQKAEAEKMQALNDEKTATTNLQSLSEEKKILLDELEMAREDGEKVKKAMDDLTSALHEVSAEARDAQEKLLVKQAEVENANNQIEELQLTLRNTQEKYEVVLDEAKYEAICLKNSIEKLETEAKNSKAEWDEKESEFITAVKKSVEEITAIKVEMSNLADSLKGAENEAQAAKEDGGQLMNKLKQVESELTIVNKAVEEAEGKSLELKERLLDKENEVQSITQENDELRVREAAAQEKIKELSALLAEATAKKPDENDEVDTPQSEKEYEVLPKKSFETVKENAEDDTEPTENTKIEESVKEDAGMAKEENGNGNVQEEAAVAAAEDTELKTYESCKITDKDLQSERDQEAESVEDENDAAKTDNASVEQTNGLSSENADNGATSPAKHLQQKKKKALLQKFGNLLKKKNNHK, from the exons AtgactttttctctctctcttcataaCTATCAATGGAGAGATTGGGAATTTTCCAGCAGACCAACTGAAATAATTGACTGCATCTCTCCCTCTTCTTCCTTTGCAGCTCCCAGACAAGCCTACCTTTCCCAACTCCCAGAAATACTCCCTCCTCAGACTTGTTCATTGTCTGCATTTTGGCTGCTCATTCCCTTCTCTGCAGCTACAATGTTGTCTTCCAAGTCCAA TAGATCTGGTTTGTCTGATGCTTCAATTAACAAATCTTCTCCTGCAACACCAAGAGCTAGCAAAATAGGACGCCCAGGGACGGCCAAAACAGAGCCTGATTCAGCGTCTCCCTTGCAGAATGCTAGGCCTTCCACTGAACGCTCACCGAGATCAGCTGAATCGAAAACTCCGGTGGAGCAGCGCCGGTCACCGAAGATTAGTACACTACAAGAT AAGCAGCCTCGTGCTCCAACCAAAGGATCAGAACTGCAAACACAGCTCAGTTTGGTTCAGGAAGAGCTTAAGAAGGCAAAGGAGAGAGTTTTGTTTGTTGAGAAAGAGAAGATAAAGGTTCTTGAGGAGTTGAAGGATGTGAAAAGATCAGCTGAGGAGGAGAATGAGAAACTCCAAGAAGCTCTTGCTGCTCTGAAGAGGGCTGAGGAGAATTCAGAGATTGAGAAGTTCCGTGCTGATGAATTGGAGCAAGCCAGCATTGAAGCTGCTCAGAAAAGGGAAGAGGAATGGCAGAAAGAGGTTGAGAATGTCCGAGACCAGCATGCATTGGATGTATCTGCATTGCTTGCCACAACTCAGGAGCTCCAGAGGGTGAAGCATGAATTGGCAATGACCACTGATGCGAAAAACACAGCCTTGAGCCACGCCGATGATGCCATGAAGATCGCCGAAATCAATGCAGAGAAGGTAGAGCTTTTGTCCGGCGAGGTTAGCCGCCTGAAAACTTTGCTGGACTCCAAGCTTGAGAGTAAAAGCCTGGAGGTTGCAGAGTTGGTAAAGAAGTTGGATTCTGAGATTGTTGCTCTGAAGGAAGAGCTAGAGAAAGCCAAGGCAGCCGAGGGGAAGCTAGTTGATATGGAGGCATTGATTGAAGGGCTTAAGATTGAAGTGACAGATGCTAAGCAAGCTGAATCGGATGCCGCTAAGAATGTGGATGAATGGAAGAAGAAGGCTGAGTTGTTAGAAACTCAACTTGATGAAGCTAGAGTGTCAGAAAGATCTTTGCTGGATTCTTTAGCTTCTGTGAGGAAAGAACTTGAGGAGTCAAATGATTCCTTGCAGGATGCTGAATCTGAAATCTCTGTTCTTAAAGGAAAATTGGAGTCATTGGAGATTGAGTTGGCGACGTACAAACAGAGTCTTGATGATTCAAACCAGTCCCTTGATTCGGCACAGAAAGAAGCAATTGAATTGAGAAATACTGTCGAAGTTTTGAAGTCTAATTTTCAAAAGGCCGAGGCAGAGAAAATGCAAGCACTGAATGATGAAAAGACTGCCACTACAAACCTCCAAAGCCTttctgaagaaaagaaaattttgcttGATGAATTGGAGATGGCTCGAGAGGATGGTGAAAAAGTTAAGAAGGCCATGGATGATCTAACCTCAGCATTGCATGAAGTTTCTGCTGAAGCTAGAGATGCCCAAGAAAAACTCTTGGTAAAACAAGCTGAGGTTGAGAATGCAAACAATCAGATAGAGGAGCTGCAATTGACTCTGAGAAACACTCAAGAAAAGTACGAGGTTGTGCTTGACGAAGCAAAATATGAAGCTATTTGCCTCAAGAACTCTATCGAGAAACTGGAAACTGAAGCCAAAAATTCAAAGGCTGAGTGGGATGAAAAAGAATCTGAATTTATAACTGCTGTGAAAAAGTCTGTAGAAGAAATTACGGCAATTAAGGTTGAAATGAGCAATTTGGCTGACTCCCTCAAAGGAGCAGAAAATGAAGCTCAAGCTGCGAAAGAAGATGGAGGGCAGCTAATGAACAAGCTTAAGCAAGTTGAATCTGAGCTAACTATTGTGAACAAGGCTGTGGAAGAAGCTGAAGGCAAGAGTTTAGAGCTGAAGGAAAGATTGTTGGACAAAGAGAATGAAGTTCAGAGTATAACTCAAGAGAATGATGAACTCCGGGTTCGAGAAGCAGCTGCTCAAGAGAAAATAAAGGAGCTTTCTGCATTGCTTGCAGAGGCAACTGCAAAGAAACCTGATGAAAATGATGAGGTTGATACTCCACAGAGTGAAAAGGAGTATGAAGTGTTACCGAAGAAGAGCTTTGAAACTGTGAAGGAGAATGCAGAAGATGACACTGAAccaacagaaaatacaaaaattgagGAGTCTGTCAAAGAAGATGCTGGAATGGCAAAAGAGGAGAATGGCAATGGAAATGTTCAAGAAGAAGCAGCGGTAGCAGCTGCAGAAGACACAGAACTGAAGACATACGAAAGCTGCAAGATCACAGACAAGGATTTACAATCAGAAAGAGATCAAGAAGCCGAATCAGTTGAAGATGAAAACGATGCAGCAAAGACGGACAATGCTAGTGTAGAACAGACAAATGGATTATCATCAGAAAATGCAGACAATGGTGCAACATCACCAGCTAAACATCTgcagcaaaagaagaagaaagctttGCTGCAAAAGTTTGGTAATttactgaagaagaagaataaccACAAGTAG